The following are encoded together in the Vigna unguiculata cultivar IT97K-499-35 chromosome 2, ASM411807v1, whole genome shotgun sequence genome:
- the LOC114174467 gene encoding uncharacterized protein LOC114174467, whose product MDQLHGSAIFSKIDLRSGYHQILVKADDVQKTTFRSRTQKEHAEHLRLVLGILREKQLYAKLSKCEFWMDEVQFLGHEISAQGIAVDLAKFDAVVKWESPKSATKIRSFVGLADYYRRFIEGFSKIVAPLTQLTREDQPITWTDKCEESFQELKRRLTSAPILVILDVGKPFKVYCDASHLGLGCVLMQEKKAVAYALRQLKVHERNYPTHDLELVANVFALKIWRHYLDGAQFRVNDHKSLKQMW is encoded by the exons atggatcaactGCATGGGTCAGCAATATTCTCGAAGATTGACTTGCGGTCGGGTTATCATCAAATATTAGTGAAGGcggatgatgtgcagaagacgacCTTCAGGTCCCG GACTCAGAAAGAGCATGCCGAACACCTGAGGCTAGTGCTTGGTATCCTAAGGGAGAAGCAACTATATGCTAAActgtccaagtgtgaattttggATGGACGAAGTGCAATTCTTAGGACATGAGATATCCGCCCAGGGGATAGCAGTTGATCTAGCGAAGTTTGATGCAGTagttaagtgggaaagtcccaagtcagcAACAAAAATCAGAAGTTTCGTGGGATTGGCTgactactataggagattcatagagggattctccaagatagtggcaccttTAACACAACTCACACGGGAGGACCAACCTATCACCTGGAcagataagtgtgaggaaagctTCCAAGAGCTTAAGCGgaggttgacgagtgctccaaTCCTAGTAATCCTCGATGTTGGAAAACCATTTAaggtttactgtgatgcctctcatctaGGGTTAGGctgtgtgttgatgcaggagaagaaGGCAGTGGCCTACGCTTTGAGACAACTCAAAgtgcatgagagaaactacccaactcatgacttggagttggtGGCTAAtgtgtttgccttgaagatttggaggcacTACCTCGACGGTGCCCAGTTCCGTGTCAATGACCACAAAAGCCTCAA gcaaatgtggtag
- the LOC114174468 gene encoding uncharacterized protein LOC114174468 — translation MSSAYHPQTDGHCERTIQSLEDLLRTCILDHLGAWDEVLPLIEFTYNNSFHASIGMAPYEALYGRKCRTSLCWYQDGEISRRIGSVSYEIALCPQLANLHPVFHMSQLRKYVFDPSHVLEAEDVQIREDVTVKVPPMALKVRKIKERGGKQVSLVKVIWDRKTGDSTWELEEDMRKSHPQLFTW, via the exons ATGAGTTCAgcctatcatcctcagacagatGGTCACTgtgagaggacgatccagtcactTGAGGACTTGCTACGGACATGTATACTGGATCACTTGGGCGCTTGGGATGAAGTCTTACcattgattgagttcacctatAATAATAGTTTCCACGCGAGCATAGGGATGGCACCTtatgaggctctttatggccGGAAGTGTAGGACTTCTttgtgttggtatcaggatggggag ATCTCAAGGAGGATTGGGTCGGTGTCTTATGAGATAGCTTTGTGCCCTCAGTTGGCAAATCTTCACCCGGTGTTCCACATGTCgcagttgaggaagtatgtcTTTGATCCCTCTCATGTGCTAGAAGCAGAGGATGTACAGATCAGGGAGGATGTCACAGTGAAAGTACCACCAATGGCTTTAAAGGTTAGAAAAATTAAGGAACGCGGGGGAAAACAAGTCAGTCTAGTCAAAGTCATATGGGATCGAAAAACCGgcgactcgacttgggagttggaGGAAGATATGAGGAAGTCCCATCCACAATTGTTTACCTGGTAA